One region of Limnospira fusiformis SAG 85.79 genomic DNA includes:
- a CDS encoding response regulator, with amino-acid sequence MKTVLVVEDNPINWQIFKRIITRKGGMLACHTEDVETVINMATSKQADLILMDIYLNNSYYEGQPIDGIKITQMLKANPETANLPVILVTAQGDESDREYFLAQSGADGYIPKPIIDHQAFIDQIKAKIAGDVLAENDPK; translated from the coding sequence ATGAAAACTGTTTTAGTAGTTGAAGATAATCCGATTAATTGGCAGATATTTAAAAGAATTATCACCCGTAAAGGTGGGATGCTTGCCTGTCATACTGAGGATGTGGAAACTGTGATCAATATGGCAACCTCTAAACAAGCTGATCTGATTTTGATGGATATTTATCTAAACAATAGTTATTATGAGGGTCAACCCATTGATGGCATTAAAATTACCCAAATGCTCAAAGCTAATCCTGAAACTGCTAATTTACCAGTGATTTTGGTGACCGCCCAAGGGGATGAAAGCGATCGCGAATATTTCTTAGCCCAAAGTGGCGCTGATGGTTACATCCCCAAACCTATTATAGATCATCAAGCCTTTATTGACCAAATTAAAGCCAAAATCGCGGGGGATGTCCTAGCCGAAAATGACCCCAAATAG
- a CDS encoding transglutaminase family protein, with translation MIYQIAHTTTYTYTKYVELTPHIVRLRPRSDAFQTLQDFAIDVVPEPKGISAIVDLNGNDVLKLWFDEPTKELKIKVSSQVETHCHNPFNYLLEPWAMKLPIADYPAPILRHLQPYIEGRVDPAAVQLAQEIWHGSRGEILTFLSDLNQRIYRTCRYTIRETGAAFPPGITWRQQAGSCRDLTVLFMEACRAMGLATRFVSGYQEGDLNNSDRHLHAWAEVYLPGGGWRGYDPTQNLAISDRNIALVSSAIPEYASPINGSFRGRGAYSQMKYDLSIEKLC, from the coding sequence ATGATTTATCAGATTGCTCATACCACTACATACACTTATACTAAGTATGTAGAATTAACCCCCCATATCGTCAGGTTACGACCCCGTTCAGATGCCTTTCAGACTCTACAGGATTTTGCTATTGATGTGGTTCCCGAACCTAAAGGAATTTCGGCAATTGTTGACCTCAATGGTAATGATGTCCTGAAATTGTGGTTTGATGAACCGACGAAAGAATTAAAGATTAAAGTCAGTTCCCAAGTAGAAACTCATTGTCATAACCCCTTTAACTATTTGCTGGAACCTTGGGCGATGAAATTGCCGATCGCTGACTATCCCGCACCGATTTTAAGGCATTTACAGCCTTATATAGAAGGCAGAGTTGACCCGGCGGCTGTGCAATTGGCCCAAGAAATTTGGCATGGTTCCCGGGGGGAGATTCTCACGTTTTTAAGTGATTTAAATCAACGCATTTATCGGACTTGTCGCTATACTATTCGGGAAACTGGGGCGGCTTTCCCCCCTGGGATTACTTGGAGACAGCAAGCGGGTTCCTGTCGAGATCTGACGGTTTTGTTTATGGAGGCTTGTCGGGCCATGGGTTTGGCCACTCGGTTTGTTAGTGGCTACCAGGAAGGGGACCTAAATAATAGCGATCGCCATCTTCACGCCTGGGCTGAGGTTTATCTTCCGGGGGGGGGATGGCGGGGTTATGACCCGACTCAGAATTTAGCTATCAGCGATCGCAATATCGCCCTGGTTTCTAGTGCTATTCCTGAATATGCTAGTCCCATAAACGGCAGTTTTCGAGGGCGAGGAGCATATTCTCAGATGAAATATGATTTATCCATTGAAAAACTCTGTTGA
- a CDS encoding alpha-E domain-containing protein produces MLSRVADSIYWLNCYIERAENIARFVDVNQNLLLDSPSGMKQQWRPLVLTTGDLELFKERYGEATAENVIQFLTFDNQYPNSILSCLRLARQNARSVREIISSEMWEQVNEFYMMVRDAAMGDSSYYLPEFFNQVKQQAHLFAGVMDATMTHNEGWHFGRMARMLERADKTSRILDVKYFILLPSVEDVGTTLDEIQWIALLKSASAYEMYRKRRQHRITPFGVVEFLILDREFPRSIQYCILQAERSLQHITGTRPGTWKNPVDLELGRLRSELDYIMIDEIMNRGLHEFLDNLQTRVNGIQERMFETFFALEPIPETVSQSQVG; encoded by the coding sequence ATGCTCAGTCGTGTTGCTGATTCTATCTATTGGCTGAATTGCTATATAGAAAGGGCCGAAAATATTGCCCGGTTTGTTGATGTTAACCAAAATTTGTTGTTGGATTCTCCCTCGGGAATGAAGCAACAATGGCGACCTTTGGTGTTAACTACTGGGGATTTAGAACTGTTTAAAGAACGCTACGGAGAGGCGACCGCTGAAAATGTGATTCAATTCCTGACTTTTGATAATCAGTATCCTAACTCGATTTTATCTTGTCTGCGGTTGGCGCGACAAAATGCGCGCTCTGTCCGGGAAATTATTTCCTCGGAAATGTGGGAACAGGTCAATGAGTTCTATATGATGGTGCGCGATGCTGCTATGGGAGATAGTTCCTATTATTTGCCAGAGTTTTTTAATCAGGTGAAGCAGCAAGCCCATTTATTTGCTGGGGTTATGGATGCGACTATGACTCACAATGAGGGCTGGCATTTTGGACGTATGGCCAGAATGCTAGAAAGGGCTGATAAAACTTCTCGGATTCTGGATGTTAAGTATTTTATTTTGCTGCCTTCTGTGGAGGATGTCGGAACTACATTAGATGAAATTCAGTGGATCGCTTTGCTGAAATCTGCTAGTGCTTATGAGATGTATCGTAAACGCAGACAACACCGGATTACCCCTTTTGGTGTGGTAGAATTTTTGATTTTGGATCGGGAATTTCCGCGCTCGATTCAGTATTGCATACTACAGGCAGAGCGATCGCTTCAACATATTACCGGAACTAGACCGGGAACTTGGAAAAATCCTGTAGACCTGGAGTTGGGACGTTTGCGATCGGAGTTGGACTATATCATGATTGATGAGATTATGAATCGAGGATTACATGAATTTCTCGATAATTTGCAAACCCGGGTTAATGGGATTCAAGAGAGAATGTTTGAAACATTTTTTGCCCTGGAACCTATACCGGAGACAGTCAGTCAAAGTCAAGTAGGTTGA
- a CDS encoding circularly permuted type 2 ATP-grasp protein, translated as MLFDSYDPGDFYDELFASPGEPRPEGKLLIDRLNSLSPEEIRMRQQAAKTAMMKLGATFNVYSDSEGTERILPFDMIPRIVSAQEWAYLERGLIQRIQALNLFISDIYSDQKIVKDGVIPEDLINSSKGFLKPCMGIEAPKNIWCHITGTDLVRDRDGQWYVLEDNLRCPSGVSYVLENRRVMKSTFPQIFATLGIQPVDEYPSHLLDTLLNLAPSHIDDPTVVVLTPGIYNSAYFEHSFLAQQMGVELVEGRDLVIADGYVQMRTTKGLRRVDVIYRRIDDTFIDPLTFNPESLLGVPGITEVYRNGRVALANALGTGVADDKVIYAYVPQMIRYYLGEDQILANVPTYLCWEPQQLEYVVANLDKLVVKAANEAGGYGMLVGTQATEEERLEFAGRIKANPRNYIAQPTLSLSRVPTLLGDSFEGCHVDLRPYILYGPQGVYVHPGGLTRVAMKKGSLVVNSSQGGGSKDTWVLF; from the coding sequence GTGCTATTTGATTCTTACGATCCAGGTGATTTCTACGATGAACTATTTGCCTCTCCAGGGGAACCGAGACCCGAAGGCAAACTGTTAATAGATAGGCTTAATTCCCTGTCCCCAGAAGAAATTAGGATGCGACAACAGGCGGCGAAAACCGCCATGATGAAACTAGGGGCAACGTTTAACGTTTATAGCGATAGTGAGGGGACCGAGAGGATTTTGCCCTTTGATATGATTCCTCGTATTGTTTCCGCGCAGGAATGGGCGTATTTAGAACGAGGACTAATCCAGAGAATTCAGGCTCTCAATTTGTTTATATCTGACATTTACAGTGATCAGAAAATAGTCAAAGATGGTGTGATTCCTGAAGATTTGATTAACTCATCTAAAGGCTTTCTTAAACCCTGTATGGGAATTGAAGCCCCTAAAAATATTTGGTGTCATATCACGGGGACGGATTTAGTACGCGATCGCGATGGTCAATGGTATGTTTTAGAAGATAACCTACGCTGTCCCTCTGGGGTTTCCTATGTTCTGGAAAACCGCCGGGTAATGAAAAGCACCTTTCCCCAAATCTTCGCTACCCTAGGGATTCAACCCGTTGATGAATATCCCAGTCATCTCCTAGATACCCTGCTGAATTTAGCCCCTTCCCACATCGATGACCCGACCGTGGTGGTTCTGACTCCGGGGATTTATAATTCTGCCTATTTTGAACATTCTTTCCTCGCCCAACAAATGGGAGTAGAATTGGTGGAAGGACGGGATTTGGTGATAGCAGATGGTTATGTGCAAATGCGAACCACAAAAGGTTTACGGCGGGTTGATGTCATTTACCGCCGCATTGATGATACCTTTATTGACCCCCTGACCTTTAATCCTGAATCACTTTTAGGAGTTCCTGGTATCACTGAGGTCTATCGCAATGGTCGCGTCGCGCTGGCTAATGCTTTGGGTACCGGTGTCGCTGATGATAAGGTAATTTATGCCTATGTCCCCCAGATGATTCGCTACTATCTGGGAGAAGATCAGATTTTGGCTAATGTTCCTACTTACCTATGTTGGGAACCTCAGCAACTTGAATATGTGGTGGCTAACCTTGATAAATTAGTCGTTAAAGCCGCTAACGAAGCTGGTGGCTATGGGATGCTAGTTGGGACTCAAGCCACAGAAGAAGAACGACTAGAGTTTGCTGGACGCATTAAGGCGAACCCCCGCAATTATATCGCTCAACCTACCCTTTCTTTATCCCGCGTTCCTACCCTGCTAGGCGATAGCTTTGAGGGATGTCATGTCGATTTACGACCCTATATCCTTTACGGTCCTCAAGGGGTTTATGTTCATCCAGGCGGCTTGACCCGCGTGGCTATGAAAAAAGGTTCTTTGGTGGTGAACTCTTCCCAAGGGGGCGGCAGTAAGGATACTTGGGTTTTATTCTAA
- a CDS encoding aspartate carbamoyltransferase catalytic subunit, translating to MVTTNWNRRHILSLADFTAAEYDTVLQTAASFREVLGRRTKKVPALQGQVVANLFFEPSTRTRNSFELAAKRLSADTLNFAPGTSSLTKGETILDTAKTYLAMGTDMMVIRHREAGVPLAIASEMDRLNTQVAILNAGDGQHEHPSQGLLDLFTICRVFDPENPRLDLLRGKKIAVVGDILHSRVARSNIWSLTATEMELHLAGPPTLLPKWFAGLGSDRPGKLFLHWSLDEALADADFVMTLRLQKERMTNYLLPSLREYHQLYGMTTERLKLCRPDVKILHPGPVNRGVEISSELMDNPDRSLISQQVTNGIAVRMALLYLIGVGKGG from the coding sequence ATGGTTACGACAAACTGGAATCGCCGACATATCCTATCTCTGGCTGATTTCACTGCTGCTGAATATGATACGGTTTTGCAAACTGCTGCTAGTTTCCGGGAGGTTCTCGGACGTAGGACTAAAAAAGTCCCGGCTTTACAGGGTCAGGTGGTGGCTAATTTGTTCTTTGAACCTTCGACCCGGACTCGCAATAGTTTTGAATTGGCGGCGAAACGTCTGTCGGCGGATACGTTGAATTTTGCGCCGGGGACTTCTTCGCTGACTAAGGGTGAAACTATCTTGGATACGGCTAAAACTTATTTGGCTATGGGAACGGATATGATGGTGATCCGACATCGTGAAGCGGGGGTTCCTTTGGCGATCGCCTCGGAGATGGATCGCCTTAATACTCAGGTGGCGATTTTGAATGCGGGAGATGGTCAACATGAACACCCATCCCAGGGATTATTGGATTTGTTTACTATTTGTCGGGTTTTTGACCCGGAAAATCCCCGCCTGGATTTATTGCGGGGTAAGAAAATTGCGGTGGTTGGGGATATTTTGCATTCTCGGGTGGCGCGGTCTAATATCTGGAGTTTGACGGCTACGGAAATGGAGTTGCATTTAGCTGGTCCGCCGACTTTGCTACCTAAATGGTTTGCGGGGTTGGGTAGCGATCGCCCGGGAAAATTGTTTTTACATTGGAGTTTAGATGAGGCTCTGGCTGATGCTGATTTTGTCATGACTTTGCGCTTGCAAAAAGAACGGATGACTAATTATTTATTGCCGAGTCTGCGAGAGTATCATCAACTCTATGGGATGACTACAGAACGCTTAAAGTTATGTCGTCCTGATGTCAAAATTCTCCATCCCGGTCCGGTTAATCGCGGTGTGGAAATTAGTTCGGAGTTGATGGATAATCCCGATCGCAGTTTGATTTCTCAGCAAGTTACTAACGGTATTGCGGTCAGGATGGCTTTATTATATTTGATTGGTGTCGGTAAGGGAGGATAG
- a CDS encoding isochorismatase, with protein sequence MNKLPIPVFFDSHKLEEVWKVPYQQREREARLWAKEHDIQPAARDTKRIGLLLIDVQNTFCIPGFELFVRGALQDNQRLCEFIYRHLGRITEIIATLDTHTAMQIFHPIFWVNDSGEYPEPGRTITDEDIAKGRWRVNPTIAPNFRGWDEQTLAQHARYYTHQLTEGGRYPLTIWPYHGMVGGISHALVSGVEEALFFHNIARYSQTHLEFKGQHPLTENYSVLKPEVLVASNGVSIGNKNQGLIEKLLNFDLLFIAGQAKSHCVAWTVEDLLTEIQHRDRTLAQRVYVLEDCTSPVIVPGVVDFTEAAEAAFQRFSAAGINLVKSTDAIAL encoded by the coding sequence ATGAACAAATTGCCGATTCCGGTTTTCTTTGATAGTCATAAACTTGAGGAAGTGTGGAAAGTACCCTATCAGCAGCGGGAGAGAGAGGCACGGCTTTGGGCCAAAGAACATGACATTCAACCGGCAGCTAGGGATACTAAACGAATCGGTTTATTACTAATTGATGTTCAGAATACATTTTGTATTCCCGGATTTGAGTTATTTGTGAGGGGTGCGCTACAAGATAATCAACGATTATGTGAGTTTATTTATCGCCATTTGGGGAGGATTACTGAAATTATAGCCACCCTAGATACTCACACTGCTATGCAGATTTTTCATCCGATTTTTTGGGTGAATGATAGTGGTGAATATCCCGAACCGGGAAGGACTATTACTGATGAGGATATCGCTAAAGGTCGATGGCGGGTTAATCCAACGATCGCCCCAAATTTTAGGGGTTGGGATGAACAAACTTTAGCACAACACGCCCGCTATTATACCCATCAATTGACGGAAGGGGGGCGCTATCCTCTCACGATTTGGCCCTATCATGGTATGGTGGGCGGTATTAGTCATGCTTTAGTTTCAGGAGTAGAAGAAGCCCTATTTTTTCATAATATCGCCCGTTACAGTCAAACTCACCTAGAATTCAAAGGTCAACATCCCCTCACGGAAAATTATTCGGTTCTAAAGCCAGAGGTTTTAGTAGCTAGTAATGGCGTGAGTATTGGGAACAAAAATCAGGGACTAATTGAGAAACTGCTGAACTTTGATCTGCTATTTATTGCGGGTCAAGCTAAGAGTCACTGTGTCGCCTGGACTGTGGAGGATTTACTGACAGAAATTCAACATCGCGATCGCACTTTAGCGCAACGGGTTTATGTGTTAGAAGATTGTACTTCTCCGGTAATAGTTCCAGGTGTAGTCGATTTCACAGAAGCCGCAGAAGCCGCATTTCAAAGGTTTTCTGCCGCCGGAATTAATCTAGTTAAATCCACCGATGCGATCGCCTTATAA
- a CDS encoding helix-turn-helix domain-containing protein, producing MKYRQLEIQETLEDLNCLMSQTIATEGFAKVKALYLLKSNKVSSITKLAVVLGVNRITIHRWLNRYKQGGIDRLIFNEYKKGRRQKIPPDALQELKYKLTRQDSGFKTYCDVQSWLQEKYGLQVSYNVVYATIRYRLNMQI from the coding sequence ATGAAATACCGTCAATTGGAAATCCAAGAAACGCTCGAAGACCTGAATTGTTTAATGTCTCAAACCATAGCAACTGAGGGGTTTGCGAAAGTTAAAGCACTTTATCTGCTCAAGTCTAATAAGGTTAGTAGTATTACTAAATTAGCGGTAGTATTAGGGGTGAACCGAATTACGATCCATCGCTGGTTAAATCGCTATAAACAAGGTGGAATAGATCGTTTAATTTTTAATGAATATAAAAAAGGACGTAGGCAAAAAATTCCCCCGGATGCGTTACAGGAACTCAAGTATAAGCTGACTCGCCAAGACTCTGGCTTTAAAACTTATTGTGATGTCCAAAGCTGGCTACAAGAAAAATATGGGTTACAAGTCTCATATAATGTGGTTTATGCTACTATTAGATATAGGCTCAATATGCAAATTTAG
- a CDS encoding ABC transporter ATP-binding protein → MTKNPTISKSPLRRLFEYADRYRLQIWQASICSILNKIFDLAPPVLIGAAVDVVVNEQDSFIAGWGIENVQSQLIVLSIISGIIWGLESLFEYIYKLLWRNLAQTIQHELRLDAYRHLQNLELSYFEERSTGSLMSILNDDINQLERFLDVGANEILQVVTTILIVGGGFFIISPEVAGLAMLPMPFIVGGSILFQKRLAPRYAEVREKVGFLNGQLSNNLTGITTIKSFTAEEYEAERIGKQSQGYRLANRRAIAFSAAFIPLIRFLIFFGFTATLIVGGLQTIEGRLAVGSYSVLVFITQRLLWPLTRLGETFDQYQRAMASTNRVMNLLDTPIATHPGNIALNSQEVRGEIDIKNITFSYNPQMPVIKNLSLYIPAGDTIAIVGATGSGKSTLVKLLLRLYEIQSGTILIDGIELQQIKLEDLRKAIGLVSQDVFLFHGTVAENIAYGTFDASFDEIVNAAKVAEADGFINSFPLGYDTIVGERGQKLSGGQRQRIAIARAVLKNPPILILDEATSAVDNETEAAIQRSLEYITQNRTTIAIAHRLSTIRNADCIYVMEDGQLVEWGRHEELLEKQGVYNGLWRVQSGLRLSQ, encoded by the coding sequence GTGACCAAAAATCCTACTATTTCTAAGTCCCCTCTGAGGCGGTTATTTGAATATGCCGATCGCTATCGTCTGCAAATTTGGCAGGCCAGTATTTGCTCAATTCTCAATAAAATCTTCGACCTAGCGCCTCCGGTTCTCATTGGTGCGGCGGTGGATGTGGTAGTTAATGAACAGGACTCATTTATCGCCGGATGGGGTATTGAAAATGTCCAAAGTCAACTAATTGTTTTATCGATTATCAGTGGCATAATTTGGGGTTTAGAATCCCTATTTGAATATATTTATAAACTACTGTGGCGTAACCTCGCCCAAACCATTCAACATGAACTGCGTTTAGATGCTTATCGACACCTGCAAAATCTGGAGTTATCCTATTTTGAAGAACGCAGCACCGGCAGTTTAATGTCTATCCTGAATGATGACATTAATCAACTGGAAAGATTTTTAGATGTTGGGGCTAATGAAATTCTGCAAGTAGTGACCACAATATTAATTGTCGGCGGTGGTTTTTTCATTATATCTCCCGAAGTGGCTGGGTTGGCTATGCTACCGATGCCGTTTATTGTTGGGGGTTCCATACTGTTTCAAAAAAGGTTAGCGCCCCGTTATGCAGAAGTCCGCGAAAAAGTTGGTTTTCTGAATGGTCAATTGTCTAATAATTTGACGGGTATTACCACCATTAAAAGTTTTACCGCCGAAGAATATGAAGCGGAAAGAATTGGCAAGCAAAGTCAAGGCTATAGACTAGCTAATCGACGTGCGATCGCTTTTTCTGCCGCCTTTATTCCCCTGATTAGATTCTTGATTTTCTTTGGTTTTACTGCCACCTTAATTGTTGGCGGTTTACAAACCATAGAAGGACGGTTAGCAGTAGGCAGCTATAGTGTTTTGGTGTTTATTACTCAGCGTCTGCTGTGGCCTTTAACTCGCCTAGGAGAAACTTTTGACCAATATCAACGGGCGATGGCTTCTACCAATCGGGTGATGAATTTACTAGATACCCCCATTGCTACTCACCCCGGAAATATTGCCTTAAATAGTCAGGAAGTTAGGGGAGAAATTGACATTAAAAATATCACTTTTTCCTATAACCCTCAAATGCCAGTCATTAAAAACCTATCCCTATATATTCCTGCGGGAGATACCATTGCTATTGTCGGGGCTACTGGGTCTGGTAAAAGTACGTTGGTCAAACTGTTATTAAGGTTATATGAAATCCAGTCAGGAACCATTTTGATAGATGGCATAGAATTACAACAAATTAAACTGGAGGACTTACGAAAAGCGATCGGTTTAGTCAGTCAGGATGTGTTTCTGTTTCATGGGACTGTAGCCGAAAATATCGCCTATGGCACTTTTGATGCCAGTTTTGATGAGATTGTTAATGCCGCGAAAGTGGCTGAGGCTGATGGTTTTATCAATAGTTTTCCCCTAGGATATGATACGATTGTGGGAGAAAGAGGTCAGAAACTATCGGGAGGACAGCGACAACGAATTGCGATCGCTCGTGCTGTTTTGAAAAATCCCCCCATTTTGATATTAGATGAAGCGACATCAGCGGTAGATAATGAAACGGAAGCAGCCATTCAGCGATCGCTGGAATACATCACCCAAAATCGTACTACTATTGCGATCGCTCATCGTCTTTCCACTATCCGCAATGCTGACTGTATTTATGTGATGGAAGATGGTCAATTAGTCGAGTGGGGAAGACATGAGGAATTGCTGGAAAAACAGGGAGTTTATAACGGCTTATGGCGAGTTCAGTCGGGCTTGAGGTTGTCACAGTAA
- a CDS encoding DIP1984 family protein yields the protein MVVKLAEALILRADLQKRIAQLQQRLLRTLKVQEGEEPPEDPQDLMGELENLSAELLRLIQQINRTNSVTQLEGKSLSDALAERDTLKLKRSVYKAAVEAASERYDRYTRGELKVLTTINVAEVQKLTDSLAQNHRQLDTKIQALNWATDLIET from the coding sequence ATGGTTGTGAAATTAGCAGAAGCCTTAATTTTACGCGCTGATCTGCAGAAGCGAATCGCTCAATTACAACAGCGGTTGTTGCGAACTCTGAAAGTTCAGGAAGGCGAAGAACCTCCCGAAGATCCCCAAGACTTAATGGGGGAGTTAGAAAATCTAAGCGCTGAACTGCTGCGTTTAATTCAGCAAATCAATCGGACTAACTCAGTCACGCAATTAGAGGGAAAATCTCTATCAGATGCTTTAGCAGAAAGGGATACACTCAAACTCAAGCGCAGTGTTTATAAAGCGGCAGTTGAAGCAGCATCAGAACGCTACGATCGCTATACCAGAGGAGAACTGAAAGTATTAACTACGATTAATGTGGCTGAGGTGCAAAAATTGACCGATAGTTTAGCCCAAAATCATCGACAACTAGATACAAAAATTCAGGCTTTAAATTGGGCAACCGATCTAATTGAGACTTGA
- a CDS encoding Hsp70 family protein — protein sequence MTIAIDLGTSNTVISRWNPVTEQPETLKLPGLSQISAQNPPLIPSLLYVENAKEKQVLLGQQVRDRGYDLANDPRFFRNFKRGIGSNIQGFLPEIDGEIITFETAGEWFLKNAIAAISNIPLTVDSLIFTVPVDSFETYRNWLGRICESLEVPQVRMIDEPTAAALGYGLGDRQLLLVIDFGGGTLDLSLVRLDATTAKNPLGFILKWGQKSLAESSGQKAKTARVIAKSGQNLGGSDIDYWLVDDFAQTQGLVKNALTTRLAEKLKIQLSLKTQASEVYFNEETFESYELEMTRDRFNEILTQNQFFENLDKAMGQVLQQARRQGIEVGDIDAVLLVGGTVQIPAVQDWVKQYFNPSQIRSEKPFEAISHGALQLSLGTKIEDFLYHSYGVRYWNRRDNCHDWHPIIKSGQPYPMTEAVELLLGASLENQPSIELVIGELGDETGGTEVFFDGDRLVTRSLNTGKATVQPLNDTDTGRSIAKLTPPGNPGSDRIRVQFQIDEQRFLRITVEDILTSQTLLNNQTVVQLS from the coding sequence ATGACGATCGCGATCGATTTGGGAACCAGTAACACAGTAATTTCCCGTTGGAACCCAGTTACTGAACAACCGGAAACCCTAAAATTACCTGGTTTGTCACAAATTTCAGCCCAAAATCCCCCATTAATTCCTAGTCTGCTTTATGTAGAAAATGCCAAGGAAAAACAAGTTTTATTAGGTCAACAAGTGCGCGATCGCGGTTATGATTTAGCCAACGATCCGCGTTTTTTCCGTAACTTTAAACGGGGAATTGGTAGTAATATTCAGGGATTTTTACCAGAAATTGACGGTGAGATAATCACCTTTGAAACCGCCGGAGAATGGTTTTTAAAAAATGCGATCGCCGCTATCAGCAACATTCCCCTAACGGTAGATTCCCTAATTTTTACAGTACCCGTAGATAGTTTTGAAACCTATCGCAACTGGTTAGGTCGTATCTGCGAGTCCTTGGAAGTCCCACAAGTGAGGATGATAGATGAACCGACAGCGGCGGCGTTGGGTTATGGATTAGGCGATCGCCAATTATTGCTAGTCATAGATTTTGGTGGTGGCACCCTGGATTTATCCCTAGTCCGTTTAGATGCCACGACCGCCAAAAATCCCCTAGGTTTTATTCTGAAATGGGGTCAAAAATCCTTAGCGGAATCTTCTGGACAAAAAGCCAAAACCGCGAGAGTTATCGCCAAATCAGGTCAGAATTTAGGAGGTTCAGATATCGACTATTGGCTGGTAGATGATTTCGCCCAAACCCAGGGATTAGTCAAAAATGCTTTAACCACCCGTTTAGCCGAAAAGCTGAAAATTCAGTTATCCCTAAAAACCCAAGCCAGTGAAGTTTATTTTAATGAGGAAACCTTCGAGAGTTACGAGTTAGAAATGACTCGCGATCGCTTCAATGAAATCTTGACACAAAACCAATTTTTTGAGAACCTAGATAAAGCCATGGGTCAGGTTTTACAGCAGGCGCGTCGCCAAGGGATAGAAGTGGGGGATATTGACGCGGTTTTATTAGTAGGGGGGACTGTACAAATTCCGGCTGTTCAAGACTGGGTAAAGCAATATTTTAACCCTAGTCAAATTCGCAGCGAAAAACCCTTTGAGGCGATTTCTCATGGTGCATTACAACTAAGTTTAGGCACTAAAATTGAGGACTTTCTTTATCATAGCTATGGTGTTCGCTATTGGAATCGCCGGGATAATTGTCATGATTGGCATCCAATTATTAAATCTGGTCAACCCTACCCCATGACAGAAGCGGTAGAATTATTGTTAGGCGCTTCCTTAGAAAATCAACCCAGTATTGAATTAGTTATTGGTGAATTAGGCGACGAAACTGGGGGAACAGAAGTCTTTTTTGATGGCGATCGCCTAGTTACTCGCAGTCTCAACACTGGAAAAGCTACTGTCCAACCTTTAAATGATACTGACACCGGACGCAGTATTGCTAAATTAACCCCTCCGGGAAATCCTGGTAGCGATCGTATTCGGGTACAATTTCAGATTGATGAACAGCGTTTTTTACGAATTACAGTCGAGGATATATTGACCAGTCAAACCCTATTAAATAATCAAACAGTCGTCCAATTAAGCTGA
- a CDS encoding metallophosphoesterase family protein: protein MFMRILAIGDIHGCSKAFDTLIDMVSIQPDDRVITLGDYVDRGPDSKGVIDRLIYLYNQGQLIPLRGNHEIMMLAARSHPNSLDTWKICGGQQTILSYQNSSRKKPKINHILPEHWEFVEQTCLDYWEEETHFFVHANVAPNIPLSKQSNHHLFWEKFYSAKPHYSGKTMVCGHTSQKSGKPVNFGYAICLDTRVYSPKGWLTCLDINTGKIWQANQQGKRRESWIDEFISSPRHFNYAP from the coding sequence ATGTTTATGCGAATTTTGGCGATTGGTGATATTCATGGCTGTTCAAAAGCCTTTGATACTCTCATAGATATGGTAAGTATTCAACCAGATGACCGCGTGATTACTCTGGGGGATTATGTCGATCGCGGTCCTGACTCTAAGGGGGTAATTGATAGGTTAATTTATCTGTATAATCAGGGTCAGTTAATCCCTCTACGGGGAAATCATGAAATTATGATGTTAGCAGCGCGATCGCATCCTAACAGTTTAGATACCTGGAAAATTTGTGGCGGTCAACAAACTATATTATCTTACCAAAATTCATCCCGAAAAAAACCTAAAATTAACCATATTTTACCTGAACATTGGGAATTTGTCGAACAAACCTGTTTAGACTATTGGGAAGAAGAAACTCATTTTTTTGTTCATGCTAATGTTGCGCCCAATATCCCCCTATCTAAACAATCCAATCACCATTTATTTTGGGAAAAGTTTTATAGTGCTAAACCTCACTATTCTGGTAAAACTATGGTATGTGGTCATACTAGCCAGAAAAGCGGAAAACCTGTAAATTTTGGCTATGCAATTTGTCTTGATACACGGGTATATAGCCCTAAAGGGTGGCTAACTTGTTTGGATATCAACACAGGTAAAATTTGGCAAGCTAATCAACAGGGAAAACGACGGGAAAGCTGGATTGATGAATTTATATCTAGCCCCCGCCATTTTAATTATGCACCGTGA